A genomic region of Halobacillus amylolyticus contains the following coding sequences:
- a CDS encoding ZIP family metal transporter, translated as MIDFFLDLNPIVQALIATCFTWGMTALGAALVFTTKTLNQKLLDGMLGFAGGVMIAASFWSLLSPALDMAEADGIPAWIPAAVGFLLGGIFLWGVDKILPHLHPTSSIEEAEGIHPNQKRRSTLLVLAITLHNIPEGLAVGVAFGAIAAGFPSASLAGAIALGIGIGIQNFPEGVAVSMPLRRDGMSRRKSFMYGQFSGMVEPISAIIGVMAVTLIEPLLPYALSFAAGAMIFVVAEEVIPGSQEEGNKDLASMTLMIGFTVMMILDVALG; from the coding sequence ATGATTGACTTTTTTCTAGACCTTAATCCAATCGTTCAGGCTCTAATCGCCACATGTTTTACATGGGGGATGACGGCCCTTGGAGCAGCCCTAGTATTTACGACTAAAACACTAAACCAAAAACTGTTAGATGGGATGCTGGGTTTCGCTGGAGGAGTCATGATCGCTGCAAGTTTTTGGTCCCTTCTTTCCCCAGCCCTTGATATGGCTGAGGCTGATGGAATACCCGCCTGGATTCCAGCAGCCGTAGGATTTTTATTAGGAGGGATATTTCTATGGGGAGTTGATAAAATTCTTCCGCACCTCCATCCTACGTCATCTATCGAAGAAGCAGAGGGGATTCATCCGAATCAAAAAAGGCGAAGTACTTTATTAGTGCTTGCGATTACGTTACACAACATACCCGAGGGGCTTGCCGTGGGTGTTGCATTTGGAGCTATCGCAGCTGGGTTCCCGTCAGCTTCCTTGGCAGGAGCTATTGCTTTAGGAATCGGAATCGGTATTCAAAACTTTCCTGAAGGGGTTGCGGTTTCGATGCCTCTTCGCAGGGATGGAATGTCACGCAGGAAGAGTTTTATGTACGGACAGTTTTCAGGGATGGTTGAGCCTATTTCTGCCATTATAGGGGTAATGGCTGTTACATTAATCGAGCCTCTTTTACCCTATGCTCTAAGCTTTGCTGCTGGTGCGATGATTTTTGTAGTAGCTGAAGAGGTCATCCCAGGTTCCCAGGAAGAGGGAAATAAAGATTTAGCATCGATGACCTTAATGATTGGTTTTACAGTAATGATGATATTAGACGTCGCACTTGGATAA
- a CDS encoding YIEGIA family protein, with the protein MIKVEQQQILPEEISVIVVAVLLGTLARALVLKEDYRQYPSYPNGLLINIITGFVAAALGAVAIPALMSKNYIAVTFLTLALQQFRDVRKMEKESLSDLEYTEYTYRGNAYIDGIAKTFESRNYIAFITAFFTSLTITILPFNLWVNVMAGIIAGLTVFYFLKRFTKGKSIGDIAQVKPGKIEVKNSSLFVDGIFVSNLLGTDNAEKLFKEEGLAVVIYPKEDHFRINLDNFGQRQAALFEATRALGNKRYHFSRKDYEKGRVVITLVPIKQDIDALVEVVKKCPLLESAKKSHNVMKTNLKGEE; encoded by the coding sequence GTGATTAAAGTAGAGCAACAACAAATCTTACCAGAAGAGATAAGTGTCATTGTTGTCGCAGTGCTGTTAGGGACCTTGGCAAGAGCACTGGTTTTAAAAGAGGATTATCGCCAGTATCCAAGTTACCCTAATGGCCTTTTAATTAACATTATTACAGGTTTTGTTGCTGCTGCATTAGGTGCTGTAGCTATACCAGCCTTAATGAGCAAGAACTATATTGCAGTTACATTTCTTACATTGGCACTACAACAATTTAGAGATGTACGAAAAATGGAAAAAGAAAGCTTAAGCGATCTAGAGTATACAGAGTACACCTACAGAGGAAATGCATATATAGATGGCATTGCTAAAACATTTGAATCCCGAAACTATATTGCCTTCATTACAGCTTTTTTTACTTCACTAACGATTACCATTTTACCATTTAATTTATGGGTGAATGTTATGGCAGGAATTATAGCCGGATTAACTGTATTTTATTTCCTTAAACGCTTCACTAAAGGGAAAAGCATTGGGGATATTGCACAAGTTAAGCCTGGAAAGATTGAGGTCAAGAACTCAAGTCTATTTGTTGATGGAATTTTTGTTAGTAACCTTTTAGGTACGGATAATGCCGAAAAGCTCTTTAAGGAGGAAGGATTAGCTGTTGTCATCTATCCAAAAGAAGATCATTTTCGAATCAATCTTGATAACTTTGGTCAGAGACAAGCAGCTCTTTTTGAAGCAACAAGAGCGCTAGGTAATAAACGTTATCATTTTTCAAGGAAAGATTATGAAAAAGGAAGAGTTGTTATAACTCTTGTGCCAATTAAGCAAGACATTGATGCATTAGTAGAAGTTGTAAAAAAATGTCCATTGCTAGAAAGTGCCAAAAAATCTCATAATGTGATGAAAACGAACTTGAAGGGAGAAGAGTAA
- a CDS encoding response regulator yields the protein MATSILLIDDHKLFREGVKHILDCESSFEIVAEGDNGAEALALIEKNNPEIVLMDINMGLEAIAEITNRYPNVKIIILSFHDDEHIVSHSLKTGAQGYLLKEMDSDSLVEAIKIVNDGGSYLHPKVTHSIIAEYRRLSANSFQPLEYRKPLHLLTSRECEILQFLLNGYTNRRMAESLNLSEKTIKNHVSHILQKMKVNDRTQAVVTAIKNGWVEVV from the coding sequence ATGGCGACCAGTATATTATTAATAGATGATCACAAATTGTTTCGTGAAGGAGTAAAGCATATATTGGATTGTGAGTCCAGCTTTGAAATCGTTGCAGAAGGGGATAACGGAGCTGAGGCGCTTGCCCTAATCGAAAAAAATAACCCTGAAATTGTATTGATGGATATTAATATGGGTTTAGAAGCGATAGCTGAGATTACAAATCGCTATCCAAACGTGAAAATTATTATTCTTTCCTTTCATGATGATGAACACATCGTAAGCCATTCTCTGAAAACGGGGGCCCAAGGGTACTTATTAAAAGAAATGGATTCTGATTCTTTAGTGGAAGCAATTAAAATAGTCAATGATGGCGGATCCTATTTACATCCAAAGGTGACCCACAGTATAATTGCGGAATATCGCCGGCTATCGGCGAACTCATTCCAACCGTTAGAGTATCGTAAGCCCCTTCATCTGCTTACCAGCCGTGAGTGTGAGATACTGCAATTTCTACTGAACGGTTATACTAACCGTAGAATGGCTGAATCGCTTAATCTTAGTGAAAAAACGATTAAAAACCACGTGAGCCATATCTTGCAAAAAATGAAAGTCAATGACCGTACACAAGCCGTCGTTACAGCCATTAAAAACGGCTGGGTTGAAGTTGTCTGA
- a CDS encoding Na+/H+ antiporter NhaC family protein, whose translation MSDWTSIIPFIIIIPIAFYTKQVLAGLFIGLLVASYIVNPSILGGMETAVDYIITNMAKENKLLVIGFLYVFTGIVNMIKMTGGIKGFIELSSNKIKNEKQAIFLVWVTVIGTFTSPNLRIVTVAPIMKALQKKMNISKERISFVIEATGLPIIALIPVATAFIGFMTSTIEMSLNNTDTGSDPYLLFIKSIPYNIFALVMIVLAITFSFVKHPNFLGNEKKKNKEKKRIWEDSHSVASKELDSRPVNIFIPIITALILTIGLSWWDGYKKTGSMLDAFIKADVSKAMFIAILLSLLVTFVLLLIEKYPLKKLFNYFFEGGNKLMPAIFLFALVWGLSSATEDLGLSNFVTAALDWIPTNFIPPVIFILGSIMAYFVGSTWGSWGLLMPIGVSLAATSGIYLPLMIGIVFACGVFGGLTSPLSGTTVTMSKIMDMEILAYSRYKLKHSLTGFIIAVILYGVITFVV comes from the coding sequence ATCTTACATTGTTAATCCCTCCATTCTAGGTGGTATGGAGACGGCTGTTGATTACATTATTACCAATATGGCCAAAGAGAACAAATTATTGGTTATTGGTTTTTTATATGTTTTCACAGGTATTGTTAATATGATTAAAATGACCGGTGGGATTAAAGGTTTTATTGAACTATCCTCAAATAAAATTAAAAATGAAAAACAAGCCATCTTTTTAGTTTGGGTAACGGTGATTGGTACTTTTACTTCCCCGAACCTCAGAATTGTCACTGTTGCCCCCATTATGAAGGCTCTTCAAAAGAAGATGAATATCTCCAAAGAAAGGATTAGCTTTGTGATTGAGGCGACAGGGCTCCCTATCATAGCACTCATTCCTGTAGCAACGGCCTTTATCGGTTTTATGACTTCGACCATAGAAATGTCCTTAAACAATACAGATACAGGTAGTGATCCTTACCTATTGTTTATCAAAAGTATTCCTTACAACATTTTTGCATTAGTCATGATTGTACTTGCCATCACTTTCAGCTTTGTTAAACATCCCAATTTCTTAGGAAATGAGAAGAAAAAGAATAAGGAGAAAAAACGTATTTGGGAAGATTCGCACTCGGTAGCATCTAAGGAATTGGATTCCAGACCCGTTAATATCTTTATCCCAATCATTACAGCATTAATTCTGACCATCGGTTTATCTTGGTGGGATGGCTACAAGAAGACTGGAAGTATGTTGGATGCATTTATTAAAGCTGATGTGTCAAAAGCCATGTTTATTGCGATCCTTCTTTCTTTGTTGGTTACATTTGTTTTACTTCTCATTGAAAAATACCCACTAAAGAAATTATTTAATTACTTTTTTGAAGGTGGAAATAAACTAATGCCAGCCATCTTCTTATTTGCTTTAGTTTGGGGTTTATCTTCAGCTACCGAAGATCTTGGCTTATCCAATTTTGTAACAGCCGCACTTGATTGGATTCCGACAAATTTTATTCCACCTGTTATATTTATATTAGGATCAATAATGGCCTACTTTGTTGGCTCAACATGGGGTTCGTGGGGACTTTTAATGCCCATAGGTGTGTCACTTGCAGCCACATCAGGTATCTATCTTCCCCTTATGATTGGGATTGTTTTTGCATGTGGGGTCTTTGGAGGATTAACATCTCCACTCAGTGGAACGACTGTCACTATGTCTAAAATTATGGATATGGAAATATTAGCTTATTCAAGATATAAGTTGAAACACAGCCTTACTGGGTTCATTATTGCCGTCATTCTTTATGGGGTGATCACATTTGTAGTATAG
- a CDS encoding capping complex subunit for YIEGIA: MGRESTLKPNYEILAYITRVKERLLASNCLCLLAESEESAKEMTVDIAKAMKADVVQLTNGDYMIIRV; this comes from the coding sequence ATGGGAAGAGAATCTACCTTGAAGCCTAATTATGAAATTCTAGCTTATATAACAAGAGTAAAAGAAAGACTGTTAGCAAGTAATTGTCTTTGTCTATTAGCAGAATCGGAGGAATCTGCCAAAGAGATGACAGTGGATATTGCCAAAGCAATGAAAGCTGATGTTGTCCAATTAACAAACGGAGATTATATGATCATACGGGTTTGA